From the Bdellovibrio reynosensis genome, one window contains:
- the mscL gene encoding large conductance mechanosensitive channel protein MscL, with the protein MFKEFKAFIMKGNVLDLAVGIIIGAAFGKIVSSFVSDILMPVLSLGMGKVDFSNIFVSLDGKTYATLEEAKKAGAATLNFGIFTNFVIDFLIVAFAVFLIVRTANRLKKEEVPAAPNTKLCPECLSNVPIGARKCAYCTSALG; encoded by the coding sequence ATGTTTAAAGAATTCAAAGCCTTCATTATGAAGGGAAATGTTTTAGATCTTGCGGTGGGTATTATTATCGGAGCTGCTTTTGGCAAAATCGTTTCTTCATTCGTTTCAGATATCCTAATGCCAGTTCTGAGTTTAGGAATGGGAAAGGTCGACTTTTCAAACATCTTTGTTTCTTTAGATGGAAAGACTTACGCAACCTTAGAGGAAGCCAAGAAAGCGGGAGCTGCCACTCTTAACTTTGGTATTTTCACCAACTTCGTTATTGATTTTTTGATTGTCGCGTTTGCTGTTTTCTTAATCGTACGCACGGCCAATCGTTTGAAAAAAGAAGAGGTGCCGGCAGCACCGAATACCAAACTTTGCCCTGAGTGTTTATCGAATGTCCCGATAGGGGCAAGAAAGTGCGCTTATTGTACGTCTGCTTTGGGGTAA
- the ftsE gene encoding cell division ATP-binding protein FtsE yields the protein MIEFSHVYKTYPGPVHALKNVDLRIDQGEFVFLTGPSGAGKTTLFKMISAYDTATSGDVKVAGYDLLSIRNSQIPFFRRKIGVVFQDFKLLKDKTIFENVALPLQIRGDKNPAIHRRVHEVLEQVGLGHKHDQYPEFISGGEQQRTAIARAIIHQPGVLIADEPTGNLDPRLSEEIMDLLERVCAQGTTVFVATHDHEMVKRRNKRTLTLRDGIITGDTK from the coding sequence ATGATCGAATTCTCTCACGTCTATAAAACATATCCCGGCCCGGTTCATGCTCTAAAAAATGTAGATCTGCGCATTGATCAAGGCGAATTCGTTTTCTTAACTGGTCCGAGTGGTGCAGGGAAAACGACTTTATTCAAAATGATTTCAGCCTATGACACTGCCACCTCGGGTGATGTCAAAGTAGCTGGGTATGATTTGTTATCAATACGAAATTCCCAGATTCCATTCTTTCGCAGAAAAATCGGCGTAGTCTTTCAAGATTTTAAACTCTTAAAAGATAAAACGATTTTTGAAAACGTCGCTTTACCGTTGCAAATACGCGGGGATAAAAATCCTGCCATTCATCGCCGTGTTCACGAGGTTTTAGAACAAGTGGGTCTTGGTCATAAGCACGATCAGTATCCAGAATTTATTTCTGGTGGTGAACAACAAAGAACGGCGATCGCAAGAGCTATTATTCACCAACCTGGTGTTTTGATCGCCGATGAGCCGACGGGAAATTTAGATCCGCGTCTTAGCGAAGAGATCATGGATTTGTTAGAGCGTGTGTGCGCGCAAGGAACAACGGTCTTTGTTGCGACCCATGATCATGAGATGGTGAAAAGAAGAAACAAAAGAACCCTGACCTTGCGAGATGGAATCATCACGGGAGATACCAAATGA
- a CDS encoding cell division protein FtsX — MMKAPQKNWALKVSTLIVVTACFVVMGSGLLISQNFKNILTQWGEDVQMTVYLANDLNESELKAIESSIKASDEVGQVTFVNQDKALGDFRAQLASYAPDMAKDDELLHLIPASMEIKISDNVSAANQGHTLKNLAEKFRKIDGVDEVSYGQEWVEKYAKLVSAIEATMSSLGFIILMASLFVIANVIRASIANRKEEIVVLEMIGATTSMVRKPFLIEGATLGFTSSILAIILCFGLYSGIRTLLVTKLSFFQLGEHLSFISPMSVVFFIVGGTCLGAFSSYLCIRRLNDGYAGSQG, encoded by the coding sequence ATGATGAAAGCTCCGCAAAAGAATTGGGCTCTTAAAGTATCAACCTTAATTGTGGTCACTGCGTGTTTTGTAGTTATGGGCTCAGGCCTTCTTATTTCCCAAAACTTTAAAAACATCCTGACCCAATGGGGTGAAGATGTTCAGATGACTGTTTATCTTGCAAATGACCTTAATGAATCAGAGCTGAAAGCTATTGAAAGCAGTATCAAGGCGTCTGATGAAGTCGGACAGGTCACCTTTGTAAATCAGGATAAGGCTCTGGGTGATTTTCGCGCCCAACTTGCTAGCTATGCTCCGGATATGGCAAAAGACGATGAACTATTGCACCTGATTCCTGCAAGCATGGAAATCAAAATTTCCGATAATGTCAGCGCTGCGAACCAAGGCCATACACTTAAAAACCTAGCTGAAAAATTTCGCAAAATCGATGGCGTTGATGAAGTCAGCTATGGTCAAGAATGGGTAGAAAAGTACGCTAAACTCGTTTCAGCCATCGAAGCCACTATGAGCAGTCTTGGTTTCATTATTCTTATGGCGTCGTTATTTGTTATCGCCAACGTGATCCGCGCCTCGATTGCCAATCGCAAAGAAGAAATCGTCGTACTTGAAATGATCGGTGCGACAACTTCGATGGTACGCAAGCCATTCTTAATTGAAGGTGCGACATTGGGTTTCACATCATCCATTTTGGCCATCATCCTTTGTTTTGGTCTTTATTCAGGAATTAGGACTTTGCTCGTTACAAAACTTAGCTTTTTTCAACTGGGCGAGCACCTTTCATTTATCAGTCCTATGTCAGTTGTATTCTTTATTGTTGGCGGGACTTGCCTAGGGGCCTTCTCATCGTATCTATGTATTCGCCGACTTAATGACGGGTACGCAGGAAGCCAGGGGTAG
- a CDS encoding murein hydrolase activator EnvC family protein codes for MLQKNLVIILTLFFSIGAFAAKPADVDSLSQDFAATKKKLEAAEVKQRQVLSALFQINKKIKKIVREKGELSQQRAFLEMNVRNLSQKVEDLDSRSKSQRTLLAERLRAIYKLGGPSMARFLFSSNNSSSLERNLKILGIVASRDLDLIKNYSRDLKDLQVKRNALASRLENLKNIEVKILAQEKDLIKEQELKGTVLDSIRKSKYFAQNKMNGIREKSLHLNIEDAGVFDLLYKASFADQKGNLPLPIYGVVTKKFGLIKGEDHPYSLSHKGIYISAAKGTPVKSIFEGQVSFVGEVPGFGTTLIVDHGDHYYTVYSHAQDVQVAVGEEIKESQVLAQVGEAPQESNPGLYFEIRHFSEPYDPQQWMKGL; via the coding sequence TTGCTACAGAAGAATCTTGTTATCATTTTAACGCTCTTTTTCAGCATAGGGGCCTTTGCGGCTAAACCTGCTGATGTGGATTCGTTGTCACAAGATTTTGCTGCCACTAAAAAGAAATTAGAAGCCGCCGAAGTAAAACAACGCCAAGTTCTTTCTGCCCTTTTTCAAATAAATAAAAAAATTAAAAAGATCGTTCGTGAAAAAGGGGAGTTATCCCAACAGCGTGCCTTTTTAGAAATGAATGTTAGAAACCTTTCACAAAAAGTAGAGGATCTGGATTCGCGTTCTAAGTCCCAAAGGACTCTACTGGCGGAACGTCTAAGAGCTATATATAAGCTGGGCGGACCTTCGATGGCGCGCTTTCTGTTTTCTTCTAACAATTCGTCATCTTTAGAACGCAATTTAAAAATTTTAGGAATAGTGGCTAGCCGGGATTTAGATTTAATCAAAAACTATTCTCGCGACTTAAAGGATCTGCAGGTCAAACGAAACGCCTTGGCAAGCCGGCTTGAAAACCTAAAAAACATTGAAGTTAAGATCCTTGCCCAAGAAAAGGACCTGATTAAAGAACAAGAGCTCAAAGGTACGGTCCTGGACTCAATCCGTAAAAGTAAATACTTCGCGCAAAACAAGATGAACGGCATTCGCGAAAAATCTTTGCATCTTAATATCGAAGACGCAGGAGTATTTGATTTGTTATATAAGGCATCGTTTGCTGATCAAAAAGGCAACTTGCCATTACCAATCTATGGGGTAGTTACAAAGAAGTTCGGGCTTATTAAAGGTGAAGATCATCCTTACAGTTTAAGTCATAAAGGAATTTATATTTCTGCTGCTAAGGGGACGCCGGTTAAATCGATCTTCGAAGGGCAAGTATCTTTTGTGGGCGAAGTTCCTGGATTCGGTACGACTTTGATTGTCGATCACGGCGATCACTACTATACTGTTTATTCCCATGCACAAGATGTGCAGGTGGCTGTCGGCGAAGAGATAAAAGAATCTCAAGTTCTTGCCCAAGTTGGCGAAGCTCCGCAAGAAAGCAACCCGGGATTATATTTTGAAATTAGACATTTTTCTGAACCCTACGACCCGCAACAGTGGATGAAAGGACTCTAA
- a CDS encoding S41 family peptidase, with product MQSLKRYWKTYILGGILLVTLFIMAETGFQVRAFAQERYADLQNFSKVLNLIQQYYVEEVNTKKLVYGAIKGMLRELDPHTNFMPPDIFKDFETETSGEFGGLGIEISIQNGVLTIISPIEDAPAWEAGIKAGDKVIAVDGNSTKGVSLVEASQLMRGKRGSKVILRVVREGEEKPRDITVVRGSVKIKSVKYTDIGDGFAYVKITSFIENTAKDLQKVIEKHQKEHDGKISGLLIDMRRNPGGLLDQAIKVSDMFLKDGTIVSTIGRNQNDKEVAVATKRGQYTNFPIVILVNEYTASASEIVSGALQDNKRALIVGQRTFGKGSVQSVIKLGDGSGLKLTVARYYTPSGVSIQAEGIHPDIEIDEVDPEAFSKAVVKSQSTREGDIAGHLKGDKEKALEKLDAKQGEEEGALAWWKEVGSKKDEKLSPREKLFKTDYQAYQAFSYLKAWETLKALTR from the coding sequence ATGCAATCACTTAAACGTTACTGGAAAACCTACATCTTAGGGGGCATCCTTCTAGTAACTCTTTTCATCATGGCTGAAACGGGCTTTCAAGTTCGCGCATTCGCACAAGAGCGTTACGCTGATTTACAAAACTTCAGCAAAGTACTTAACTTGATCCAGCAATATTATGTCGAAGAAGTTAACACTAAAAAACTTGTCTACGGTGCAATCAAAGGCATGCTTCGTGAATTAGATCCGCACACGAACTTTATGCCACCAGATATCTTCAAAGATTTTGAAACTGAAACAAGTGGCGAGTTCGGCGGACTGGGTATTGAGATCTCTATTCAAAATGGCGTTCTAACAATTATTTCGCCGATCGAAGATGCTCCAGCGTGGGAAGCTGGCATCAAAGCCGGTGATAAAGTTATTGCAGTGGATGGCAATTCAACAAAAGGTGTGAGCTTAGTTGAAGCATCCCAACTGATGCGTGGTAAACGTGGCAGCAAAGTTATTCTTAGAGTTGTGCGTGAAGGCGAAGAAAAGCCTCGCGACATCACAGTGGTTCGTGGCAGCGTAAAAATTAAATCAGTTAAATACACTGACATCGGTGATGGTTTTGCTTATGTTAAAATCACAAGCTTCATCGAAAACACTGCTAAAGATCTGCAAAAAGTTATCGAAAAACATCAAAAAGAACACGACGGAAAAATCTCTGGCTTGTTAATTGATATGCGCCGCAACCCTGGTGGACTTCTAGACCAAGCTATCAAAGTGAGCGACATGTTCCTAAAAGATGGAACGATCGTCAGCACGATTGGCAGAAATCAAAATGATAAAGAAGTGGCTGTAGCAACTAAACGCGGTCAATATACAAATTTCCCTATTGTTATCTTAGTAAACGAATATACAGCTAGTGCCAGTGAAATCGTGTCAGGCGCCCTTCAAGATAACAAACGCGCATTGATCGTGGGGCAGCGCACTTTCGGTAAGGGCTCTGTTCAGTCAGTTATTAAGTTAGGTGATGGCAGCGGCTTGAAACTCACAGTGGCACGTTATTACACCCCAAGCGGAGTTTCTATCCAAGCAGAAGGAATTCATCCTGATATCGAAATCGATGAAGTAGATCCAGAGGCATTTTCTAAAGCAGTTGTGAAATCACAATCCACGCGCGAAGGTGATATCGCAGGGCACTTAAAAGGTGACAAAGAAAAAGCACTTGAAAAACTTGATGCAAAACAAGGTGAAGAAGAAGGTGCATTGGCATGGTGGAAAGAAGTTGGATCTAAGAAAGACGAGAAACTCTCTCCTCGTGAAAAGCTCTTCAAGACTGATTATCAGGCGTATCAGGCATTCAGTTATTTGAAGGCTTGGGAGACCCTCAAGGCTTTGACGCGCTAG